CCTGTTATAATTAGTGACATCACATTCTATGTTAGTGGTTCTGTTGTTCCACTGCAGGGGATTACTGGGACGATCCATAATCACAGCTCAGTCTGCCTCTCCAACCTTCACACATGTGTATGCTGCCCTGGTTGCCATAGTGAATACCAAGTTCCCACAAGTTGGAGAGTTAATTATCAAGCGAGTGATTGTGAATTTTAAGAAAGGATTTAGAAGGAATGATAAGGTGAGCACTATTTggaattattatattatattccCTATCTGTCACCGTAACCACCATCCAGACCATGTGTATGGCTTCAGCCAACTTCTTGGCTTATCTGTGCAATCAGCAAGTGGTAAGTGTGCAATACTGTCAGCCCTAACATTTACTGATTTTTTTTTACACTGTAGCACGGTATTTAGTAtatcacagtttgtttgtaAATTAATGTCAACAACTACTACATAATGGATGTGTAAAATAGTGTGTTATTTCTTCAGGTTCATGAGCTGACAGCACTAGAGATCTTGACGTTGCTACTGGAGAATCCTACTGATGATAGTGTAGAGGTAGCCATCGGCTTCCTCAAGGAATGTGGCCTCAAATTGAGTGAGGTGGCTCCCAAGGGGATGCATGGTAAGTGTGATGTGTGCGTGTGTCTGTGTCCAtgtgcagtgtagtgtgtgtgtgtgggtgtgtgtgtgcgtgcgtgcatgcatgcgtgagtgtgtatgtgtgtgtgtacgtgagtgtgtgtgtgtgtgtgtgtgcgtgcatgtgtgtgtgtgtgtgtgtgcgtgcatgtagcTGTTGCTGCTGATTTCTTAAGCAAGAAACTTCACTTGTGTACATCACCCAGGCACTCAAGTCTGTGTAGGAAAATCCTGCTAGGAAAATCCTCCTAGGGTGCAAATACCTCACATCCTTGTCTTGGTTAGCACTGTTGAAATTGTTGTGGAATTTAGGCTCTATAGCCTCTCTTCTTAAAGGTTACTAGCCCcaccccagttgacaccagctGTATATATGTCCCCATTATATAGCTGGGTAGCAACATGGGCACCCTAGTGATTTTTCAGTGTGCAACAATAGCTGCATTTTGCATGGCTGATGGAAGCTTTGCTTTTGTGCACATATCTACTGTGCATGCTATCGCATGATGAAAAATGGCATAGAACTTGAAATAGGCCAGTATTATACTATGTCACGAAAAGCAAATGCCATAATCAATACAGACTACCAGACAGGTAAGGTCCCACAGTATTCCTAcagaacaccttgataatcaggagacTAGTCGTCAGTCCCAAGGTGTTCATAATTACTGCAATCTGAGGGTAGGAATTACTGCTCTGCAGCCTTTTAAAGCGTAATAAAAGTTTGTGCAGTGACATTAACTATGGAGTGATTTTCAGTGCTCTACCCAGCTGGGTGTTCAGTGATATAGTAGGTACCATAACCGAGATGGTTATTCCCTAATTGTCCATTCAGAGAATTCTCACTAGTAAACTGATAGTCATAGTTTGTGGTTTGTAATACAGAAAGAGCATCCcattaaattattttacaaatcaactagggctgagcgatactaccgttttagtgatatatcgcgatattttgttattaactatcgtgataccatgccttacattaaaaatccatttgttatgcagtacttggctaagaatccttgtaaatgataaagtccacccatctggtttcccctgcagagaggtgtgaacaccataacaacctcaaagcatgtgttacaataactgttactgtaaacaaggatgatagtggctagtttgctatcacctataaggacttcctgcaggaatgctaaGCAATAAGCTAtatggcaccagctatgattgacttatttgtaagtatcgtgaactattcagtatcgtgaatagtgcctttagtatcgatcgtgatactaaaatggcagtatcgctcagccctaaaaTCAACCATTAAAAcatattgattgtggtttgtgACCATGAATGGAAACCAGTTGACCAGCAAGATAttttaattacataattatggtaCAGATTTTAAAGTAATTGACTCATTGCTTGTGGCTTGTTTCACTTTTTCTATGTAGTACGTGTGTATTTACTTGTGATGATGTTTCAGGTGTGTACGACAGCTTAAGAGCTAGCTATACTCAATGATGGCAAGTTGGATGTGAGAGTGCAGTATATGATTGAAGTGATGTTTGCTATCAGGAAGGATGGCTTTAAGGTGTGTAAGAGATAATGATAATAACTGGGCCATGGACAAGTTGTGTGGCTATGGTGTCTGCAAATTTTGATGTGGTGTCACTGTCACAGTAACAAGTATGAACTATCTTTTGCTGCACTACAGTACTTGTGTAGGTTATGTCATGggtatgtgcgtgcgtgtgtgtgtgtgtacatatatatatatatatatagatgcaTGTGTGGTCAGGTATGGAGTGAAACTTGTGTAATAAATCATTCACCTGTCTAGAGTGCACATCACAAATTTAGATTATTCAAAAAATCTCCTGACTTTCGCAAATGACACATTCACACTAATACCCTATCATAGCATGCTTCGCTAAGTAATGGACACTTGTTCATGTAGATGTACTGGGTGGTCATTGGTCATCGTCAGACAGTAGTTCTGGTAAAGTGAAGAAGAGGAAGATGCCAGTGAGGAAGATGAGGGAGAATATACAAGATGAGACACCGGCAAACACCTTGGCACTGTGATGTACTATCTACCTCACAATCATGTCAAGTTTGAGTTTTGAGGAGTGTGCACACAAAATGTTACAGATGAGTATTAAGCCTGGACAAgaggtatgtgtgtatgttaattcaataatatttgtgaccagattttacaaaactgatccaaatcacacatcaggcaaaatcaaattaacacctccagtggatagctatactatcgtactagtagttttgaccctcagtactttTCAAACTCttcaggctggttttaacagacatcttttctgggtggtgtggaggaGAGCTCAAGTggcagtttctggccttgtgaagggcctgCCTTGGCAAGAATCaatggtttactggtggatggcctgataatgttggccaaaaaaattttctattgattttactATATATTAGCCACTAGAAGCCAGCACAATCCTGCAATCTTATGTCTGGACTTCagtcatggtctgcctccattttgaagtttaTCTCTTTCCCACCCTCCTCCCCTTtttgagcactcatgatactaccttcacttgtccaactgctcagattttcaaCCTTAAGCTCTACCACCAGCTACAAacactggaagtggtctgaaagttaatagattgatgcatcttttgtgtaaatttcatacgcatgcttgctatccttggcaaatTATGCtcacttgaattctttacaactgtgtatctcgaaacttctattGAATCGTTTTCCCAAAATCCAGTTACATCTGTATATTAATATCTTGTTGGTATGTTAATATGAGTGTAATGCTGTGAGTCCCAATTTACTGTAACCGCTTATAGGAGCAAAACTAATAATGATATGACCGTATAGTGTATGTAGAGTAAGACCAGCTGAGGCTAGTAAGTACTGTACACACCAGAGAGAAGTTTGTACATAACACATTTAAATATCCATACTTCAAAAGTGTTGTCTGTGTGAGCACTTTATTTAGCTTATATTGTAATTCATTTGTTGCATACATTAAGTCtttgtgtatgttgtttgtTATGCTGCTTTGTGAAACAGAAGCCATAGTAACAACTTGATATACACTCAACTACGTAGGTGGTGATCGGTGAGATCCAAAGAATAGAGCTATATATGCACAGACAGACAAACTTGATTTATCTGACCGTATTGTATTATCTTCATCCTTTGTGATTAAATTTTTTGCAAGTTCTGAACCAGTGCTTGAATTTGTTCACTCGCATACTTGAGCAATATTAGTTCAGATCATAGACTTTCCACTCTAGTTGATTTATCTATTAGATGCTTTAACTATTGCTCATAACTACAATATCACTTCATTGGATATGACAGGCCCATCAATCATCGGCTAGCAAAACAATCTATGGTACACTTCCCATCCCTTCACACTATCAAAGAACtcagtttcacacatgacaatCCAATTTGAATTACCGTATTCATGTcacaccctcgaatagtactGCACTATACTTTTGTCAATACTCATGCTCACTCACTAGTAGCATTCATCTCCATCTCGATTTAAGTAAAGTATTGTCCTGGTAAACTGTAATAGCTGTCACATGATTGAAATTTCGGATATTAGTTTGCTAGCCGCGTAACACAAGGTACAACATCATACAATTACTTGGGTGAAAGAAAGGTCTTGTATAGAATAAGTATAAGTAGCAATGTGTTGTCATTGTTTATATATAAAGCTATCATACAGTGTGGTGGTGGTAGTAAAGTAGGGATCATCCCCAAAATGATGTACGCCACCTAAAATgtgtcctttgaaaatcatcctagagacatcttgcatgacaaaaatcacttttgcaaaataatattacagtggaacctctatttaacggacactttgggaccaaccaattttggtgaaattttactgttataaggaggttgtcctctttcagaggtaaaattaTATTGGTAAAGGTCTATAGGGACTTCAGtaactgtcctttataaggaggttaaatgtacagtgtcctttacaggGAGGGTCCATTAAAAGAGGGTCCACTGTAGTGCATATgcaacattaaaaacaagaaaacacttacaggcaacCGGACCATCTAAACGTCTGCAAGGCTgaaggccaaatgaagcagagTACAGCTactattttacaccacaataactagccagtgagatgtgccttttggggttccgacaagtgtgtgtCATCTGttccttgtctttccttttgttGTCAATCATTCTGGTCatcgtcttcttcatgcaatgaaaccatatcgaggtattaattttccatattgacacttttcttgagcagcatatttagatgccacaaaaaagtgtttatacaattatTAAAGATGCTGGATAcctggtagatacctgtaactttcaAAACCACAACCATGAGCATTAACAATATAGGTTTACTAATAACAAttgagtatggagaccacacctttACATACTCAAAAacaatgaccacacccacttatggtctagctgcatttataatgaTACCGCGGTGAAAAACAAGGAATTGTGACCATGCCCCTTGGTAGGCAGGACACTGACTCGACATAGGAGGTGGAAGGATGTTAGAGCTCGGATGCCCAAAATTTATGTTGGTAGTAgtaggtgtgcaaagcacacccaaCGGGCGAATCATACTAATTCTAGGTGGGTCTCCCCTTCCCTCCCAGAAAATTTGGTGTCAGGAGATAAATTTCAATATGTGTTTAGGGTGACTCCTCAATTGGGGATGCTCAGTAAAAAGGTTGGGGTTGCTTTTGTATCCCCTCTTCCACCACCTATGCTCGAGATACTCTGATACAGCGGTCACAACATGTAAAACTGTATGCTGTAGCAAGCAAAAAAACAACTAaataaactagtatttttaaaaattataaatgaactagggatccaagtgataaatgatggtattacagaatAGCTCAgtaggaaaaaaaatccctactttggcattgaacaaacaACTGTCATTagatgccaatgtagggatttgtgctgtaatgccatcattcatctcttgtttcactattaatTTTATCGCTTGTATCCTTACTCTGTTTAATTAATACTATATATAAAATAGCCTGCAGTGGGAGGTTTAAAATGGTAGTAACACACACCTCGAATACCGTGGAGTCTGGTTGTTTGGCGCATACACCTATTAAAAGTTAGCAAAAAAATATTGTGATTAACATTAtagttgttaagcgcatgcaccTAATAAATAAACCTCGCTGTGATTATTATGGATTCACTCCCTTGGGGTGATGTGAATTGCAGTCAATAATACATGTACCTTATTTATGAGTCCAGTTTTTGTGTACTACATCCTTCGTGTGGAGCATACTACAGAAGACTGCTTCGCTTAGTAAGTATAGTACAAGCAAGTATTTTGGCTTTGTACTTAGTGAAATTTTTGTGCTATACACTATTAGCAAacctctagcatttcttctcttATATAGCTTCATCTCACATTGGAGTTTTATGTTTGTCAACATGTACTTATCAACCATGATTAAGTACAAGAAACGAGTTACACTTAACAggtaatatgcgcttaatatatacgtgcgcttaacaaccagactgtACAGTAAGTAATACTACAGTGCTGCACTACTTGAAGTGTTTTATCCTTATTTTTGAGCTAATCAATAATAGTACCCCTGCAGCACAAATCTAGTAAACATGGTACttcattctgccacaagctATCCTTATCACCTCTACAAATAGTTTTATCCAATAAGTGTTAAAGACTGGAAGAGCCTTCCAAGGATGAACAGAATGATTGtaattactgtaatttgcttttttcgttgttaaataattttcgtatgcaaaatttgtatgaaaatttctttcACGAaaatcgaactactctaatagagcagtcatttacataaatcatacaaaaatatttttacacggaaatattttgcacgaaaataattTGAATTACGATAGTTATTAAAGTGTGTTTATGAACTATTTGGGGCAGGCttagctgactgcccagtacacAATCTTAAATATGAAATCTTTTGTATTGTGGTATCACCAGTTGTGGTATCACCAGTTGTGTTTTATTTGCTCCTTGTCACTACAGTACGATGCTGCTAGTATGATCATTGAGTGCTGTAGTCAGGAGAGATCATATAGCAATTTCTTGGTCTACTGGGACAGGTACAGTACAATATATGTTAGTATCTCACTGTCTATCAATTCTGTGTAGAGGTTCTGTCAACTGAATCTTGAGTATGTGGAGCAGTATGTGAAACTGTTTCAGGAACATGTAAGCCATCATATATAGATTAGGATAACTTCAAATGATTTTTAATCTGCTTAAAGGTATCACATAGAGATGACAGATATTCCTAGTACCTTGAATCTTGTTACGTATACCTCAACTATCAATAatagactgttctgttagagtgtgatgtgtgttctattagagtaagtgaacACCCTTTTTTAATGGACTTAATTTATCCATTCTGAACTGGCAcatttggtgtttggataatggaagtGCCAGTGTACTTTATATCAGTGTAGTggcatgccagcttcttggTCTGTACAACACACTAagtactgtgtgtcttgattgtatattaattttattggagTGCATTTAGATCCTGTTTGACTTCTCTAATACCATTAGCAAAAATACTCTTAAGAGCTCGGTTAATCAATATTCAGATGATCTAGGTCCTACACTAAAATAACACTGGAACGTGAAATAATAGTTGGAACAATTCTACTACTAATTCAGGATCTATTGTGCATGTGAACTATTTATTAATtgaaaattgaaatactctaatagagcagtcacaattcgCTCATAcgcatacgcacacacacacaaacacacacacaaacacacaccagCTTTGCCTACTGTACCAATTATACTTGCACAAAAGTCATACTCTATCACCTGTTGTGAAAAAGAATGAGCATGTTCTTCCCTAATAATACCAAGTCCCCATAAATAAAATAAGTAGCTTGCTTCCCTCAGTGAACAGTTAGTTTAGGGCTGCACCAATTCTGGTATTGGTGATACTGCTATTTTCATGAGGCATCGGAATGCTAGTGATAACAGGCAGTCATTCTATGCTGAGAGTTCTGTGTGAAAGTGCAAATTGAAGAAGTCatgtgatatactctaatagaacagccaataGACCAATCAGATAGCAGTTAattgtgattgctttattatagCTATCGAAATTTAATTGTATTTTTCTGCTGGCACCATTATTTACACTTCTTCATAAGCCATAGTAGATATAGAATAATATTTAACTATAGGTACTGAATTGGTTTGCACTTCGGTGACTCTATTGTATTGGCCAGCTGAACTCATCACATCAAACTTTTATgatcattattattatctagagctcataatattataggggggagtatcctacttcagtatagcctgtacaaacacgaatcatgaagttatgatgcaatagcaCAAAGAATTTCAGTAAAGCACTGGTTTCTCTAGGATATATGACTCTAATACTTTGGGTGTTGATGATACCTCCAATAATTTGCTTATTGAAGCCACCCTACAACAATCTTTGTAGCTATAGGCTGAGCAAAagcctgaccaactaacacattaaaGGTGACTATAGGTATTACATCATAGCTTCACGATTGgcgtttatacaggctatactgaagtaggatactcCCCCCCtcccataatattatgaactcttgttactaTCTGTTAAAACTTGTACAAGTTTTACTTTAAGTATCAGAATCGGTGCAGCTCTAATTGGGTTCCCATTCAACAGCTATATGTATACTAGTGAATTAGAAGTGAATTTCTTGCTCAAAGAAACACCATCAAAGCAACACACTATATGCACAGACAGACTGATCGTACAATGCAAATACCAAAGACAGTTaatgtatacatgcacacattataTTACATTAAGACTTTCTAATGTCATGAGTTCATTTATGTTCTCTGAAGATTTGAGAGGAAGAAGTTCAGCGTGGATCAAGAAGAATGTCAACCAATCAGAAGAAAACTGATAAAAAGCTGAAGAAGGTCATGAAGGGCAAGTTCAGGGCCCCAGATCAGCATACCAAGTACTCAGAAATGATCACTGCTGCAATCTATTCCATCAACGAGCAGGGTGGCTGCTCCAGACAGAAGATCCTGCAGTACATTGGTGCCCACTATGAAGCCAGTGATGGATATGAGGTCCAAGTTCGCTTTGCCTTGAAGCGAATGGCAAAATGGTACCTTGATCCAAACCAAAGGAACTGGAGTTTATTGTGCATTCAAGCGTGCTAATAAATCATCTAAAAAGAAGACATCAAAAGCAAAGAATTCAGCTGCCAAGAAGACCGCCAAGAAGTAAATAAACTGTTGAAACTGCAGCAAGAAGGAAAATAGTTTTCACCTCCCTTAATTATATActtacattatgaactcttaatgATATTATCTAGGTAGTCACTTCCTATTATCACATGTACAACACATGCATGATCACATGATGTGTACTCATACATTTATGTTTTGATAAAACAATATAATTGTTTCCTATTGGTAACAGAATTAATACAAGGCAATCAATTTATCTGTGACCTTACTGGAACAACAACTGATTAGATCCTCCAAACATGTTGCATGTACAACACCTTATACCACACATAAATGATGAAAAGTACATTTCTCCGTGTACTATCACTGACACTTAACATACAAGTACGTAGCTTTGTGTTATATAGGAAACACACATTAATCCATCATTCTGATCTTTCTGTTACTTGAACAGTAAGGTAATAATCCTGAATgtgataaaataaaaaatacacTAGAGAAAGTTAATTGGTATGTGTGGTAACCATCTATATACATTAAGTACATAGTTCAGGAGTAGTTCACACACATGTGATACAGTTACAAGTAGGAAATTTCTGAAAAGttaaattttttgaaaaaaagCTTGATTGCAAATTCGAAAAACGTTTTCAAGCAGCATCTTCACTACCATGGTGCACTTTAGTTGATTAACTAGAAAGATTCATGTAAGAGGTGACATTGTATGGTTGCATAAAATAGAACTCAATATACTTCAGTTGTTGAACTAAGCATAGATGTTGATAAAGGCTCATCTGGCTTTGTTAGAATTGCTCTAACTAGCTACCACTTATACTCTGGGTTCATGTAGCTAGGTTTCAAATAACTGCAGCAGCACTTTGTGTTGATTGGCTAGAATCTGTACAGCCCACACATTGCACCACAATGCGTTGGCTTCTTTTTTTCTGGAGGATAAATTGACTGATCTTAAAAGAAAAAATGCATTATGCCTCTATTCATAGTCGGGGAATTTATAACCTGGGAATAAATTCCTTACCAAGAAATATTTTGAGTATGCCTATAAATGTGTCCATTAACATTCCTCAAAAGATTTAAACACATCTCCTAGGAGAGCCTGTGACAATTAAGTGGAAGTTGCACTACCCATGACCTTATTTGGGAATGGTTTATTTACTGTAATTACAGCAAATCGTGTGGTTTACTTTGTAAGCATCAAACCACTCCTTGATGAAAAATACCACATCTATATACTCATTATAATTGGTGCCAAATTATTTTGATAACTGCATTTCTTACTTGTTTAATAACAATGTCTAAAGCCTCAGGAGATCTTCTCCAGACTCTCCATCATCAATGCATGCAACCAACTTGCTGAGATGTACTTGATGTCATTTTTCTGCAGCTGCACCATTGATTGTTACAATCTATCTCCTTTACAATTACAGCTTATGAACTTTAGAAGCTCCTCAGGTGCCATAGAATCTAACATTGGAACTGGCTCATAACCATTGCTCCCTATACCATCCATCCATAGCCACTGGGTCGAAAGACATACCCTCCAATAGCATCCAGTTGCAGTCCTGGGTTTGCAGATAGGTACAGAGAGAATGCTGTACAGCTATACCCATTGTTGGAGTGCTGGGTGCAAACACTGTCAATCAAGAAATATTGTCCACTCCACAAAGACCTTGCCAAAAACTAGAATGAAGGAAGATGCTGAGGCATGCAATTGCACTTGCTCTCACATGGCTTCAGAAGAATGATCCCTTGACCATATAATTTATTGAGACAGGCAGTTGCTTGTGTCATTCTCAACAAGATTCACAAACACTGCAAATGATGGAGGCAATACTAAGAGATTGGCTGAAGTAGGGAGGGAGATGCAGAAGAACACAATTAGTAAAGTCAACCATGGAAGGTATAcctagcagtggcggatctaggaatttataaaggggatttccagtttagaaggtggagatgtacactgacatgagatacacaaaagtttgcactacattgtctgatTTGGTAAgttgagaccaaaaaaaaaaagggtcataGCCTATTCCTATtcatagtacataaaatatcttAAATAACCtgctacacactgctttaatagctactgtgaccGCTCTATTTCGATCGAGGCGCACAccgcaataattaaaacatttaattgttacacaatcatttttcaaagggggtttctgtggaaaccttgaaacccccctaaatccgccactgccTAGGTATACAGGCCCTACTCAGGATCAAGGTATATAGGCCCTATCATCACTCAAAGGAATTCCCAAAGACGAGTCACCTGAGGTTCTTCAATCAACTATATAGCCCAATGAG
This genomic interval from Dysidea avara chromosome 15, odDysAvar1.4, whole genome shotgun sequence contains the following:
- the LOC136245401 gene encoding pre-mRNA-splicing factor CWC22 homolog, with the translated sequence MCMASANFLAYLCNQQVVHELTALEILTLLLENPTDDSVEVAIGFLKECGLKLSEVAPKGMHGVYDSLRASYTQ